One Spinacia oleracea cultivar Varoflay chromosome 4, BTI_SOV_V1, whole genome shotgun sequence DNA segment encodes these proteins:
- the LOC130471705 gene encoding uncharacterized protein produces MRGKKDYASRLGQVMLSGKAPMDHFPKVEICEADRGKIANRHDDPLVMELKVANLKVRRILVDTGSSSDIISTTCLNRLEHDPKKIERIHYPIIGFGGGIIHPQGIITLPLRVGGRHQSRNLNVRFLIVKDLTAYNIILGR; encoded by the coding sequence ATGAGAGGGAAAAAGGATTATGCAAGCCGGTTAGGGCAGGTAATGTTGTCAGGAAAAGCTCCAATGGATCACTTCCCTAAAGTAGAGATTTGTGAAGCCGACAGAGGCAAGATAGCCAACCGTCATGACGATCCCTTGGTTATGGAGCTAAAAGTGGCGAACCTCAAAGTAAGGCGTATCTTAGTAGACACGGGGAGTTCGTCAGATATTATCAGTACAACTTGTCTGAACCGTCTTGAACACGACCCTAAGAAGATTGAAAGGATTCATTACCCCATCATTGGATTCGGAGGCGGCATAATTCACCCCCAAGGAATCATCACCCTACCACTCCGAGTAGGAGGCCGACATCAAAGTAGGAATTTGAACGTCCGATTTCTTATTGTGAAAGACCTCACTGCTTACAATATCATTTTGGGCcgttga